One genomic region from Thermoleptolyngbya sichuanensis A183 encodes:
- a CDS encoding substrate-binding periplasmic protein, with protein MEFSTLTPGHLTIAASDFDARPMSYLENGERLGYEPAVARAVCAKLGLVPVWQNLPMSEFYSTLHAGQCDVVWFNQAVTAERLSHSRFTRPYGIYDEAVIVRADSPIHTATDLQGMKLGGLADSTNLALGEQFADVTLVPFPGSDQVLPEMLAALRAGEIDALVDDELVLITAAEADPSLRLAFTVETRHPFAIALRPTDEDLRQALDQTLEALLSDGTLAALWGQWIPWRPFPFV; from the coding sequence ATGGAATTTTCAACGCTAACGCCGGGGCATCTCACGATCGCCGCCAGTGATTTTGATGCTCGCCCAATGAGCTACCTTGAAAACGGCGAGCGGCTGGGGTATGAACCCGCTGTGGCGCGGGCGGTGTGTGCCAAGCTAGGGCTGGTGCCCGTGTGGCAAAATTTGCCCATGTCTGAGTTTTATTCCACACTGCACGCGGGCCAGTGTGATGTGGTGTGGTTTAACCAGGCGGTGACGGCAGAGCGCCTCAGCCACAGCCGCTTTACTCGGCCCTACGGGATCTATGACGAAGCGGTGATTGTGCGGGCCGATAGCCCCATCCACACGGCGACTGATCTTCAGGGCATGAAGCTGGGCGGGCTGGCGGATAGCACAAACCTGGCGCTGGGGGAGCAATTTGCCGACGTGACGCTGGTGCCGTTTCCGGGGAGCGATCAGGTGTTGCCGGAGATGCTGGCGGCGCTGCGGGCGGGCGAGATTGACGCGCTGGTGGATGATGAACTGGTGCTGATCACGGCGGCCGAGGCTGACCCGTCGCTGCGGCTGGCGTTTACGGTGGAAACGCGGCATCCGTTTGCGATCGCCCTCCGACCGACCGACGAAGACCTGCGACAGGCGCTGGATCAGACCCTAGAGGCGCTGCTCAGCGACGGCACGCTGGCGGCGCTGTGGGGCCAGTGGATTCCCTGGCGACCGTTTCCGTTTGTGTAG
- a CDS encoding DUF1989 domain-containing protein, which yields MMQQAWVSAPDRYDDLPAPLASVVAEYRIAPGTAIAYPVKAGQFIQIIDVDGSQCSDFLAFAGEGYGEELDGTVTRTLLGLAMPQVGLFGHYFSQQMRPLVEVVQDTCGRHDSFMLACTRRYYEDAGYPGHPSCSENFNQVLGPYGIAPRLGWPAINFFFNTEVDGTGAIIAGEAWSRPGDYVLLRAHQDLLCASSACPDDIDPVNGWNPTPIHVRIYGAESSFPRLRGHRAAPSLPLRLTQDSAFTPRIRDLTRHLADYNGFWVPLSYPQQGKAADYWALRERVAVMDLSALRKFDLTGADALVLLQWVFSRNVAQLAVGQSAYGCLLNPHGGIVDDGIVFRLGEAAFRYVGNCDTDALWLHTVAQERGFAVEILPMSDRLHNLSVQGPCSRDLLTPLIRFDPQWGLSTLAELGYFRFATGTLEGIPVFISRTGYTGELGYELFVDPCDGLALWDAVMQAGKPFGLLPMGMEAIDCARIEAGLLAAGREFSDLISPYQAGIGWSVALKSKGDFIGRAALEALRSRPPFVAVGLTLAGNEVACGGQGVYAAGQPWRIGQVTSGTFSPVLNRSIAIAQIAPDYAQLGTVVEVGFLDGIKRRDRATVGPLSPYDPTKSRVKA from the coding sequence ATGATGCAGCAGGCTTGGGTGTCCGCGCCAGACCGCTATGATGACCTGCCCGCGCCCCTCGCGTCTGTTGTGGCAGAGTATCGGATTGCGCCCGGAACGGCGATCGCCTATCCGGTCAAAGCGGGTCAATTCATCCAGATTATCGACGTAGACGGCAGCCAGTGTTCAGATTTTCTGGCTTTTGCGGGCGAGGGCTATGGGGAGGAACTGGACGGCACTGTGACGCGGACGCTGCTGGGCTTGGCGATGCCCCAGGTGGGTTTGTTCGGCCACTATTTTTCTCAGCAGATGCGGCCGCTGGTGGAAGTGGTGCAGGATACCTGCGGTCGCCATGATAGCTTCATGCTGGCCTGCACTCGCCGCTATTACGAAGATGCAGGCTATCCAGGGCATCCCAGTTGCAGCGAAAATTTTAATCAGGTGCTTGGGCCCTACGGCATTGCGCCCCGGCTGGGCTGGCCTGCGATCAATTTCTTTTTTAATACTGAGGTGGATGGCACGGGCGCAATTATCGCCGGAGAAGCCTGGTCGCGTCCGGGGGATTATGTGCTGCTGAGGGCGCACCAGGACTTGCTCTGTGCTAGTTCGGCCTGCCCCGACGACATCGACCCTGTAAATGGCTGGAACCCTACGCCCATTCACGTCCGCATCTATGGGGCAGAGTCTTCGTTCCCCAGGCTGAGGGGCCATCGCGCTGCGCCCAGTCTGCCGCTGCGCCTGACGCAAGACAGCGCCTTCACGCCGCGCATTCGAGACCTGACGCGGCATCTGGCAGACTACAACGGCTTTTGGGTTCCCCTCTCGTATCCTCAGCAGGGCAAGGCGGCGGACTATTGGGCCCTGCGGGAGCGGGTGGCGGTGATGGATCTGTCGGCGTTGCGAAAGTTTGACCTCACTGGAGCAGATGCGCTGGTGCTGCTCCAGTGGGTGTTTTCGCGCAATGTGGCTCAACTGGCGGTGGGGCAGTCGGCTTATGGCTGCTTGCTGAATCCCCACGGGGGGATCGTGGACGATGGGATTGTGTTTCGCTTGGGGGAGGCGGCTTTTCGCTATGTGGGCAACTGCGACACCGATGCCCTGTGGCTGCACACCGTGGCCCAGGAGCGGGGCTTTGCGGTGGAGATTCTGCCGATGAGCGATCGCCTCCATAACTTATCCGTGCAGGGCCCCTGCTCCCGCGATTTGCTGACTCCGCTAATCCGGTTCGACCCCCAGTGGGGCCTCTCGACGCTGGCGGAACTGGGCTACTTCCGCTTTGCCACGGGGACGCTGGAGGGCATCCCGGTGTTTATTTCGCGCACGGGCTACACGGGAGAGTTGGGCTATGAACTGTTTGTAGACCCCTGCGACGGACTGGCGCTGTGGGATGCCGTGATGCAGGCGGGCAAACCTTTTGGGCTGTTGCCGATGGGGATGGAAGCGATCGACTGCGCCCGCATCGAAGCTGGGCTGCTGGCGGCTGGTCGCGAGTTTAGTGATTTGATCTCGCCGTATCAGGCGGGCATTGGCTGGAGTGTGGCGCTGAAGAGTAAGGGCGATTTTATCGGTCGGGCAGCTCTGGAAGCGCTGCGATCGCGCCCCCCCTTCGTCGCGGTTGGGCTAACCCTGGCGGGGAATGAGGTCGCCTGTGGCGGGCAGGGGGTCTATGCCGCAGGGCAGCCCTGGCGGATTGGGCAGGTGACGAGCGGGACGTTTTCGCCTGTGCTGAACCGCAGCATTGCGATCGCCCAGATTGCGCCGGACTATGCCCAACTGGGGACGGTCGTTGAGGTTGGCTTTTTGGATGGCATTAAGCGGCGCGATCGCGCAACGGTCGGCCCCCTTTCCCCCTACGACCCCACCAAAAGCCGGGTCAAAGCATAG
- a CDS encoding NAD(P)-binding domain-containing protein gives MTPRVAIIGAGPCGLSQLQAFEQARLKGADIPEIVCFEKQADWGGLWNYTWRTGLDEYGEPVHGSMYRYLWSNGPKECLEFADYTFDEHFQRPIPSFPPREVLYDYITGRAKKNHLRRYIRFSTVVRQVEFTEGQFRVRVKDLVADQERVETFDFVVVATGHFSIPNLPKFEGIEQFPGRVLHSHDFREAREFAGKDLLVVGSSYSAEDIALQTYKYGAKSVTISYRTAPMGFKWPEGIEEVPLLTKLEGKVAHFQDGSSKKVDAIVFCVGYQHNFPFVEDSLRLKTKNRLYPGSLYKGIFWMSNPKLMYLGMQDQFYTFSMFDVQAWYARDVMLGRIALPSYEEMAADIAHWQAREESLANPFEQIDFQKDYIVDLADQVDYPSCDWELTTELFKVWEHDKEQSILGYRDKVFRSPCTGTEATVHHTPWIEAMDDSLASFLGN, from the coding sequence ATGACTCCTCGCGTGGCAATCATTGGGGCGGGCCCTTGCGGACTCTCTCAGCTTCAAGCCTTCGAGCAGGCGCGGCTGAAGGGGGCCGACATTCCAGAAATCGTCTGCTTTGAAAAGCAGGCCGACTGGGGCGGGCTGTGGAACTATACCTGGCGCACTGGGCTGGACGAGTATGGCGAACCCGTCCACGGCAGCATGTATCGCTACCTCTGGTCGAATGGCCCCAAGGAATGCCTGGAGTTTGCGGACTACACCTTTGACGAACACTTCCAGCGCCCAATTCCCTCGTTTCCGCCGCGCGAAGTGCTGTACGACTACATCACCGGGCGGGCTAAGAAGAATCATCTCCGGCGCTACATCCGGTTCAGTACGGTTGTGCGGCAGGTGGAGTTTACCGAAGGACAGTTTCGCGTCCGCGTCAAAGACTTGGTGGCTGACCAGGAGCGCGTTGAAACCTTTGACTTTGTGGTGGTTGCAACGGGGCACTTTTCAATTCCCAACCTGCCCAAGTTCGAGGGGATTGAGCAGTTTCCCGGCCGCGTTCTGCATAGCCACGACTTTCGGGAAGCCCGCGAATTTGCAGGGAAGGATTTGCTGGTGGTAGGCAGCAGCTATTCGGCCGAGGACATTGCGCTGCAAACCTATAAGTACGGCGCGAAATCGGTCACCATCAGCTATCGCACTGCGCCAATGGGGTTCAAGTGGCCGGAGGGCATTGAAGAAGTGCCGCTGCTGACCAAGCTGGAGGGCAAAGTGGCGCATTTCCAGGACGGCAGCAGCAAAAAGGTGGATGCTATCGTATTCTGCGTGGGCTACCAGCACAACTTTCCGTTTGTGGAAGACAGTCTGCGGCTCAAAACCAAGAACCGACTCTATCCCGGCTCCCTCTACAAGGGCATTTTTTGGATGTCCAATCCCAAGCTGATGTATTTGGGAATGCAGGATCAGTTTTATACCTTCAGCATGTTTGATGTGCAAGCATGGTATGCGCGGGATGTGATGCTGGGGCGCATTGCTTTGCCGTCTTATGAGGAGATGGCTGCCGACATTGCCCACTGGCAGGCGCGGGAAGAGAGTCTGGCCAATCCCTTTGAGCAGATTGACTTTCAGAAGGATTACATTGTCGATCTGGCGGATCAGGTGGACTATCCTTCCTGTGATTGGGAACTGACGACGGAGCTATTTAAGGTTTGGGAACACGATAAGGAACAGAGCATTTT